The window ACCGTTCACCGAGTCTCCGGCTGGAGAAATTCATGCGCGAAGTTTACACGCATGCGCGGAACATTTACCTGCTGAATCGCACGCTGGAACAGCGCATGGCTTTGCTGCCACCGCCACCCACACGGTTGCAGTTTTTAAAAGGATTTATTGGGCGCGGCAAGGCGAAGGAAACAGAACAGCCAGCGGTCGATGGTTTCAAGTTCATCGATGGCTATATTCACGCGGCGAACCCACGCGTTTTTCGCGACCAGCCACGCCGGTTGATGCGTGTGTTTCTGCATGCACAGCAGCGTGGCTTGCGATTGCACCCGGATCTGGCACAACTCATTCGCAGCCAGTTGGCGCTCGCGGACCGGGCATTTTTGTACGATGAACATGTGCGGGAAACGTTTCTCACCATTTTAAACCAGCGTGGAAATGTGGCGCCCGCATTGCGTGCGATGCATGAAGTGGGATTGCTTGGGAAATATATTCCCGAATTCGGCAAGCTTACCTGCCTGGTGCAGCACGAGTTTTACCATCAATATACCGCCGATGAGCATACGTTGATGTGCCTGCAACAACTCGATCGTGTTTGGGAGGCCAAGGAAGAGCCCTACAGCCGGTATGCGGAACTGTTTCAAAAGCTGGACCGGCCTTTTTTACTTTACCTGGCGCTCATTCTGCATGATGTGGGCAAGGCGGATGGCCATGGCAAGCACGCGGATGTCAGCAGCCAGCTGGCGGAGCGCGTGGCCAGGAGATTGGGGTTGGATGGTTCGGCGACCCATAATCTGCGCCTGGTTATTGAGCATCATTTGCTTATGGCGAACATCTCGCAGCGGCGGGATCTCGACGATCCGGCCGTGATCCGCAGCTTCGTCAACGAAATTCAAAATGCGGAGGCGCTGATGATGCTGACGGTGCATACTTTTGTGGACTCGGTCGCCACCAGCGACAAGTTGTGGAATGATTTTAAGGATACACTGCTCTGGTCTCTCTATTCCCGCACCCTGCCTTCGCTTACAGGCGGGACGGAATTTATCCGCGCGGAGGAGGTTCAGCGTGAGCTGCTGGCCGAAGAGATTGTGCGCGCCTTGCCTGGGAGGATCAGTGAAGAGGAGCTTCATGCCCATTTCGGAACATTGCCGAGCCGGTATTTTCAAATCCATTCGTCTCCGGAAATCATGCGTGATTTATCGCTCACGCATCGCTTCATGCACCTGCAGATTTCCGAGCATGAGAATGCCCTGCAGCCGGTGGTGGATTGGCACAACGAGCCGGACCGGGGATATACGGTGGCCAAGATATGCACCTGGGACCGGGCCGGATTGTTCAGCAACATTGCCGGCTCGTTCAGTGCGGCAGGATTAAACATTTTAACCGCCCAGGTTTTCACGCGTTCCGATGCCATCGTGCTCGACACGTTTTATGTGACGGATGCCAGGACCGGCGCCCTGGCCAACCGGGAAGAAAAGGAAAAGCTCGAAGAGTTGCTGAACAAGGTTCTAACTGGGGACGAGGTGAACTTTCGGGCCTTGATCGCGAAACAAAGGGTGAACCGGCCCCTGTATCAATCCTACGAAGGCGATCAGATGCCGACCCAGCTTCATTTCGATAATGAAACTTCGGAGAGCCGGACGGCGATTGAAGTGGAGACGGAGGACAGGATTGGGTTGTTGTATGCGATCTCGGAAGCGCTGGCGGAACTCGAACTGAATATTTCCGCGGCAAAAATCGTGACCGAAAAGGGCGCGGCGATCGATACCTTTTATGTGAACGAGCTGGATGGCAGCAAAATTCTGGATCCCGGACGGCAAAGCTTTGTTGAGCGCAAGATCCGTGATTCCATCAACAAACTTTAGATGGCAGGCCGGATCATTTTCCAGAATGGAGAATAATCATTCGGAAATTTCTTTCGATATTTCGATATCCAGTGACGAAACTAATTATTTCCGAGCAGCGCCTTTTTGCGTTCATCGGACAGCGTAGAGCCTTGCAGTGCAGCGGTTGCGATATCGGGATCGGCTTCCAACCAGGGGCGGAAGACGTTTTCCAAGCTGTTCATGCGGATTTCCTGGTCCTGGATTTTGCCTGCCCATTTGAAGGCGGACGCGGGATCTGATTGGATCAGGTGATTAACGTACGTGTTGACGGCGGAATCGCGGCTGCGGCCCGGAGGGAGGTTTTCCACCCATTTGCTGGCGGCGGTCGAGTCTTGTTCGACCCATGGGCCCAACAGGTTTTGAACTGCATTGTTCCGCAAATCTCCTTCAGGAAAATTCGCCACCCAGGCGGCTGCGGCCCCGGGATCCGTCTGAGCCCATTGTGGAATAACGGAGAGTGCCGCATTGTTCTGGGCTTCTCCCGGTGCCATACTGGCCACAAACGAAGCCGCATCCTGGGGCGAATTTTGTGCCATGCCGGAAGTAAGACTGGCCAAAGCCTGATCGCGCGCTGGTCCTTGCGGGAGTTGACTGGCCCAATCCACGGCGGCCTTCGGATCATTTTGAGCCCAGGTGTTGGCTATATTGGCCAGCAGGCTGTTTTGCCCCTGCCCCGGTGGTAACGTCTGCGCGAAAGCGGCTGCAGCTTTTGGATCGTTCTGGGCCCACTGATAACTCATATTATTCAGTGCATTCTGTTTCGCGCTTCCTTCGGGTAATTGCTTTACCCAATCCAGAGCCGAGGAAAGATCATTTTGCGCCCATGAAGAGGCGACCTGGGCAATCATCTCGTTGCGCATCTGACCGGCCGGGAGCGAGTTGGCAAGTTCAACGGCGCTTTTTGGGTCAGACTCTGCCATCTGAACCGAGATATTCCGTAAGGCATCCCGACGTGCGGGGCTGTCGGGCAGACTGTTAACCCAATCCTTTGCGCCTTGCAGGTCCGATTGAGCCCACTGGCTTACCACCTGGTTGATGGCTTGATTCTGCCACTGGCCGGGGGGCAGTTTCAGGGCAATGGAAGCTGCGGTTTGCGGGTCTGCATTGGAAAGATTTGCCGCGATGTTTTGCAAGACCTGACTGCGAGCCTGGCCGGTGGGAAGACTTTCGGCCCATTTTAGTGCCTTCTCGGGATCTTCCTGCGCGAGTTGGCTGGCGATGGTGCCCAAAAGATTGTTTTTGGCATTTCCCGGCGGGAGGTTTTGAGCATATGTCATCGCGGCGTCCGGATCTTCCTGAGCCCACTGGGAACCGAGATTGTTCAAAGTGTTTTGGCGAAGCTTCGCATCTGGCAACTGCTGGACCCAGGCGAGCGCCGCAGGCAGATCATTGCCAGCCCATCCGGAGGCCAGCGCGGTGATTGCTTCGGCTCGTATTTGACCATTCGGGAGGTTCATGACTTCGGAGACGGC is drawn from Pedosphaera parvula Ellin514 and contains these coding sequences:
- the glnD gene encoding [protein-PII] uridylyltransferase, yielding MPTLLEKLETSGANRLVLPAGHLPMQELARYKTFLKVETHRLKIVHRGGGGGREVCYARATLMDILLRYMWDAVMNSLSPESQKGVPSIALVAIGGYGRAELNPFSDIDFMFLHEGQVVAGNKPLPYLSKLMDGILYPLWDLGLKVGYSVRSVDDAVNAAQDDMLSKTSLIEARLVTGNEALFKKLQKAVLARCVEGYETKYIAARLQDQAARHNKFGNSPSMQEPNVKNGCGGLRDYQNLIWMTYFKYRTRSLKELVAKELISETEQKQLDNAYDYLLRVRNEMHYHAGRAADVLSKNLQPAVAHNMGYTDRSPSLRLEKFMREVYTHARNIYLLNRTLEQRMALLPPPPTRLQFLKGFIGRGKAKETEQPAVDGFKFIDGYIHAANPRVFRDQPRRLMRVFLHAQQRGLRLHPDLAQLIRSQLALADRAFLYDEHVRETFLTILNQRGNVAPALRAMHEVGLLGKYIPEFGKLTCLVQHEFYHQYTADEHTLMCLQQLDRVWEAKEEPYSRYAELFQKLDRPFLLYLALILHDVGKADGHGKHADVSSQLAERVARRLGLDGSATHNLRLVIEHHLLMANISQRRDLDDPAVIRSFVNEIQNAEALMMLTVHTFVDSVATSDKLWNDFKDTLLWSLYSRTLPSLTGGTEFIRAEEVQRELLAEEIVRALPGRISEEELHAHFGTLPSRYFQIHSSPEIMRDLSLTHRFMHLQISEHENALQPVVDWHNEPDRGYTVAKICTWDRAGLFSNIAGSFSAAGLNILTAQVFTRSDAIVLDTFYVTDARTGALANREEKEKLEELLNKVLTGDEVNFRALIAKQRVNRPLYQSYEGDQMPTQLHFDNETSESRTAIEVETEDRIGLLYAISEALAELELNISAAKIVTEKGAAIDTFYVNELDGSKILDPGRQSFVERKIRDSINKL